A region of Vanessa cardui chromosome 1, ilVanCard2.1, whole genome shotgun sequence DNA encodes the following proteins:
- the LOC124533806 gene encoding glycine-rich cell wall structural protein-like encodes MARFAVACVVLGVIACVYAAPGYGGGGHSGGGGFGGGGGGGGGGGGGFGGGGGLGHGGGGGFGGGGGFGGGSGGGLGGGLGGGQGGSSGGGLGGGHGGSGGLGGGHGGSGGLGGGHGGSGGLGGGGGSGGGLGGGSGGGLGGGHGGSGGLGGGHGGSGGLGGGHGGSGGLGGGHGGGGGLGGGGGLGGGSGGGGGLGGGNGGGGGLGGGNGGGGHGGHGSGGHGGHGGGGYGSANANANAQASASASSGGYGAHKGGYGR; translated from the exons ATGGCGAGGTTCGCGGTAGCTTGTGTGGTCTTAGGAGTTATTGCGTGTGTTTACGCGGCGCCgg GTTATGGTGGCGGAGGTCATAGTGGTGGAGGCGGATttggcggcggcggcggcggtggCGGTGGTGGTGGAGGTGGTTTCGGCGGCGGCGGTGGATTAGGCCACGGAGGAGGTGGCGGATTCGGAGGTGGCGGTGGATTTGGCGGCGGAAGTGGTGGTGGACTTGGCGGTGGTCTTGGCGGCGGTCAAGGTGGAAGTAGCGGCGGTGGACTTGGAGGTGGTCACGGTGGAAGTGGAGGACTTGGCGGTGGTCACGGTGGCAGCGGAGGACTCGGAGGTGGCCACGGCGGTAGCGGAGGACTTGGCGGCGGAGGTGGAAGTGGTGGCGGCCTCGGCGGTGGTAGTGGAGGTGGACTAGGCGGAGGCCACGGTGGTAGCGGAGGACTCGGAGGTGGCCACGGAGGCAGCGGAGGACTCGGAGGTGGACACGGGGGCAGCGGAGGCCTAGGTGGTGGCCACGGTGGTGGCGGTGGACTTGGAGGTGGCGGCGGTCTTGGCGGCGGCAGCGGAGGTGGCGGCGGTCTTGGCGGCGGCAACGGTGGTGGCGGCGGTCTTGGCGGTGGCAACGGAGGTGGTGGTCACGGTGGACACGGCAGTGGTGGACATGGTGGACACGGTGGTGGCGGATACGGCAGTGCCAATGCCAATGCCAACGCGCAAGCTAGTGCTAGCGCCAGTAGCGGTGGTTACGGTGCCCACAAAGGTGGATACGG acgCTAA